TTCCCATTTTTCCATCAAATATTCTACTTTGTCCAAGCATTCAAGTTCAAATACCTACTGATTTGTTGTTTACTTACCTGCTTCATACAATTCAGAAAGTACTAGTTTTTTTGAAGTCTATTATTCATATCTCTCATCAAAAAGTCTTACACAATAATGTTTATATAGCAGACTTTCCACTAATCCAAGTAAGTATTGAAATATTCTTTCTACATTCATTTATGGACGAAGTCCTAATAGGTTGAAGACCTTATCAATAGATTCTTCATCTTGCAAATAAAGCATATCTTGGTAGTTTTAGACAAGTTTCTTTTGAAGTTGATACCTAAATTGTACAAATAGAATAACATATTTATATAGAATGTTAACGAGGCTTCTTTGTGATCAATGATCATAGAAATGACTaggaaaatgaatgaaaatttgGAATCTTTACCAACTTGATCTTGTTTCCTTTAGAAACAAACATGCATTAACATTTGCATGATGCATGTATCCGGATAGCCCAAAGCGCTcttaatctttcaaataaaaaacaatgccaGTGAGGACATATTGGTACACTATTTCATGATGAGGATTGTTACTTCCAATGTATTTTCCATTTATCACCCATGACAGaactttgccttttttttttttttaattcaagattgatgaatcaaatgatatttttattccaattttgacctttttttcttgtattgaaTCAAACTTTTCATATTAATATCATTGATACAAGTCAAACCCTAGATGTGGAAATATATAAGATATCATTTTTCATTGAAAGAAATGATATTCTCacaaataaaatacttaaaagaATTAACTAAATCTGTTTGATGTAAAGACAATCAAGAAAGTCGTATAATTGGAGATATAGCTTATAAAAATATGGGCTAATCAAACCAATCTTGATTGCATAATGAAAAGAGCTACTGGTTTATCTCTCCATCAAATCAAATTAGCCAAAAATATGTGTTCATATGCCCATGCTAAAATTTCCATAAATTCCTGCCAATATATGTgctaagaaattaaaacataaatctaGTTTTCCAAAGATGTCTAAATATGAACCAATAACTATTCATCCTAAAGTGGTTAAACTCATTGATAAGTTGTAAAGAGTTTAACCATAAATAATCTCTTAACTATCCCATTAAATAAGTAGAAGATTCATTAAATTGTGAAACGTTACCTTATCATAGTATTATGTGCTTCCGATGACAATAAAAAGTAATTCATCCAATGGTATTTAACATTTAGAAAACCACTAAATAAAATGTGTCTCAAGTTGAAATATCATAAGTATTGCCTTGTCTTAAACCATGACAAAGAAAACtataaccaaaatcctttttatCTAGCATTAAATTAGAACCACACACATCTAAAACATCTTTTACTAAAGTTAATGTAGTtgtatgtaaaaataaaatggtgaaCCAAGAAGTCTTTAGACCCTATTATTAAGAATAAtgaattactattttcattaatagcATTTAACTAGTAGGACAGAAAGGTTGGACTATTCCTTGAAGATAAAAGTACATCGAACTCATATGAAGTAAGCTGATTGTATGGTAAATGAGTTCAATCAAGATTTGTTTCTCTGaagtataaaaaacaagtaTGACATTATAACAAACATAACATCCCAAAATATggaatcttataaaaaaaaaaaaagaggctaggCCAACTTAAATAGAATATGATTGTTTCTTTATGGTACATCATTCTTGCTAATATATTATCCTTATTATGTTCTATTTAATAAGAAATTTAGTTCTATAAGCAAAAACTcttattataatgaattttgtgaagtattgatgatatatataatGCAACTTGAGTAGTCTAGTTTTATAAATGCATAAGCAAGTAACTAGTACATGTGTTAGGCTACTTAAAAAGTAAGAATATCTTAAAAAGTTAGAGAATactcaattaaaaatgaaatgaattatTGATTATGTCATAAAAACCTTTATGTCcactttctagtttttattattttgctttaaaggaaaatatataaaaaatgtatactaggaaaaactaatttttataaaagcagataaaaaatttatttttctagcttttATAACATGTTTGGCCTTCAATTTTAAAGACCAACTACTTAACTTCAACTTTTAAAACTGAGaagtgatttttataaaaactttaaaggTATATTAGATTTTACATGagaagtaattattttttttagatgaaagactatttattttattttaaaggaaaaaaatgaccTTAAATTCATGAAAGTTATCGAACTtcaatcatttttatcttatacaTAATACTTAGCTAATATTTAACTATATAGTTAATaaccttaattattttaaaatttaataaatttaattattttattttaaatatattagatttgaGCTTATatagatattaattaaattatttagtagTTCTATATACTAAAAACCTatgtaatgtttttattattgtttcttttttacttatatctttttgtgttatttgtgtgttgaaaaaataatttatttcctaataaattcatttagttttttttcttaaaaagatatttaatttaagtgATGGTTTAATTAGTTTCCCTTTCCTTTGATCTTTATATTAgctttttatattggtttttttttttttttaatttcagctttcaacatttacttaattttaaattgagtttcataatttatttacttttcatgAGATTATCATGCTCGCAAACAAATATCATGATATTTGGTTATTgctcaattttataattaaatacaaaataatttttaaaaatagttattaaactcgatAGAGTCCATGAGCTGAGTTATGTGTTTGATACATTAAGCAGTAAAGTTCGGGTCGATTCAATATTTCGTCataccaatattaaaaaaatatattatttagatattattattaaaatcaaaccatattttatttaaattgtttttgatcctatctaattaattgaattatattaaaataatttaatttaaatttcaaactaGAAAAGAATCCGAGTCAGAAGAATTTTAACTAATACCAAAAAGTCGATAATAAGTAACatacttttatttgaattacaaaaacaacacCTTAAGAGTAAATTTCCAACGAAGTTGTGGACACAATGACTTCGTCATAATACAAGCATCACATAGCTCCAAAGATACTGCTTTAGTGTGGTTTTAACAATGCATTTGTGGGTGCTTTTTTCGAAATGTTTTTAAGATAAatgtccttttttatatattttttattttcaatgccAAAGGCAttgaaagatatataaaaaaagacattttttttttttttaatagaaaaccACTAATTAACAGAACACCcaacaaacacaaaatcaaaaacaTACTTCCTCCAAATGCGGTCCGCGGGTCCGCAGGATATCATCATCACATGGAGTACATGTGAGCTGGAAGTCGGGGTTCAAGCTCTGCAACAAGAGGGATTTGCTTAGGAGTGGAAAGGCCAAAAATCTCCTGCATGTTCAACTCCTCCGTTGTCATATCACCAGGCAACTTCCATTTAAACCCGTGCAGAAGATTTGCCACACTTGCTTGAATCACCTTGAGCCCTAGACTGTACCCAACACACATCCTCCTCCCAGCTCCGAAGGGCAACAGCTCGAAATTGTGACCCTTGACATCAATGGACTTTCCAATGAACCTCTCCGGGCAAAATTCGTGTGGCTTCTCCCATATGCTTGCATCCCTTCCAATGGTCCATACATTTACCATGACTCGGGTGCCTTTGGGAATGTCATAGCCACCAAGTTGGATGTCTTCCCGAGCTAGTCTAGGCACTAGGAAGGGTGACACGGGATGCAAACGCATCGTCTCCTTGCAAATTGCGTTGATAAATGGCAGGTTAACAATGTCTTTCTCTTCAACCCACCTATCTCTTCCAATCACTCGATCTAGCTCCTCGTTTGCCCTCTTGAAATACTCTGGCTTTTTCAAGAGCTCCGCCATGGCCCATTCTGTTGTCACCGCAGAACTCTCAGTCCCACCTGCGATCAAATCCTGCGGAAAAGGAAGTGGAAAAAATATTCACGAATTCATAGCATTTAAACTAGTTCGGAACTGTTCGCATGTTGATTGAAATGAATAGAGCATACCATTGTAAATGCCTTGACTGCAGTCCTGTCGAGCTGGACTTCAAGATTAGGATCATCAGAGAGCTGCAACAGGATATCCATCATGTCCTGAGGCACATAGTTCTTGACTCCTTTTCTCCTCTGCTGGTGCTCATTCAATGTATGCTCAAGAAACCCATCAAACAACTGGCCAACGGCCTTCATTCTCTTAATATAGCCTTGCAAATCCAAGAAGGCGAGCCACGGAATTGAGTCTCCGATATCTAACACCCCATTAAGCAAGAAAAGCTCATCAATCATCTCCTTGAACTCCTTTGGCGACATGTACTCCTTCTGGTTCCCGTCTTTAACTGTGTAGTTCTTTCCCAGCACCAGGCGACTGATCACACTAAGACTCAGATCTGAAAAATTATCTCTTGCATTGATGGGCTTGCCAGCAGACACGAATAGCTTTCTTAGGAGAGCATGCAACTCCTGTACGCGGACAGTCTCAAATTGGTCTAGACGTTTGGGACTAAAAATTTCCATGAGGCAGATCTTACGTGCTTGTCGCCAATACGGTCCGTATTGTGACCACGTAATGTTCGAGTAGTTATACGTGGTGTATTTTCCTGCAGCAATTTTGGGACGATCAGCCAGTTTGACATCATTGGTCTTGAGAACTGCTTCGGCCATTTCCACAGAAGATCCCACGACAACTGGATATGAACCGAACTTGAGCTGCATAATTGGCCCGTACTTCTGGACAAGGGCGTGCATGTTTCTGTGCGGGAGTGGCCCTGCAAGGAGGTTCAAGTTTCCAATTATAGGCCACGGTTTGGGGCCTGGTGGCAGGTTGAGTTTGGGACGGGTAAGGTGGCGGAAGAGGGTTATCACGGCTACGGTAGCAAGCAAAAGGGCAGCAAAAGTAGAGAGCTCCATTTTGAGAGTGGTAAGGGTGATTTGTGTGGAGGCTGTGATCCAAGCAGAAGAGGTGATGAGTCTTTTTATAGGACATGTCTTCTTTATTGTTGGCATATGCGCGCTGGGGAATTAATGATTTGAATTATTGGTAAGAAATACAAATGTTAACCCAACTAACAGTCAACTATCTCTCTTGCTCTCAATCGCTGCCCTCTGAATCCAACCTTCgtgttttctatttgtttttgtggacACGCCCCTTCTGTATTATTGGCATATGCGCGCTGGGGAATTAATGATTTGAATTATTGGTAAGAAATACAAATGTTAACACAACTAACAGTCAATTGTCTCTCTTGCTCTCATTCACCCGTGAGCTAAattcaacttactttttttcttttcttttttaaagttataGGCTGGTTACTGTGGCGGGGAAGAAAATTTGGTTCTGTTGGTGGGTCTGTGTGATCAATCTTTTTCTTTGGAGGTTATTGAAGGTTAGTTCCCTGATGCCTTGTATCCTGTAGGTTACTGAAGCTTGAGGGACATTTATACGCATCGTCTCAcgtaatcttttttcttttgttaattccAATTCGATCCTTATGTTACCATGTTTTATACATTCACTCATTTGGttcctgattttttatttttacattttgatcCTTCTATTTTCGTTATCCATTTCAATCtataattcattattttacaGGTCATGTGTGGGTTTCCATGACGGCATGCGTGGGCTAGGCACTCTCCATAAATGGCTTAAGAACAATTATTTTGTACTAGAGAACAACCAAAAAGGGTACAATTTGTGGTACAATTTATCTCTTATCTTAGTTTGTGGTCTACCCATTAGTCGGAGCAAATGGTTTACTAGAGATGAGGTTACATTAGtataatttgtttctttaatcattttatttccttgtttttatctcttgtaatttgattttaggtttttttttttattttatatgtgataaaaatgtatttttcattcaaaacttATAGGCCACACTCAGAGAAAATAGACTGGATTAGAgccaaatttctttttttttttaataaaaatgctttGTTGGTGTAATTCAGAAGAACATAGGTACTCTAAAAAATCTAATGTCATATTGATTTCATTCTAGTTTTGTCAAgtcaaaaaatttagaaaaaaactttaacaacaattttaatttgaccttgtatgaatttaaaaaaaaaa
This region of Populus alba chromosome 3, ASM523922v2, whole genome shotgun sequence genomic DNA includes:
- the LOC118038039 gene encoding trimethyltridecatetraene synthase-like, translating into MELSTFAALLLATVAVITLFRHLTRPKLNLPPGPKPWPIIGNLNLLAGPLPHRNMHALVQKYGPIMQLKFGSYPVVVGSSVEMAEAVLKTNDVKLADRPKIAAGKYTTYNYSNITWSQYGPYWRQARKICLMEIFSPKRLDQFETVRVQELHALLRKLFVSAGKPINARDNFSDLSLSVISRLVLGKNYTVKDGNQKEYMSPKEFKEMIDELFLLNGVLDIGDSIPWLAFLDLQGYIKRMKAVGQLFDGFLEHTLNEHQQRRKGVKNYVPQDMMDILLQLSDDPNLEVQLDRTAVKAFTMDLIAGGTESSAVTTEWAMAELLKKPEYFKRANEELDRVIGRDRWVEEKDIVNLPFINAICKETMRLHPVSPFLVPRLAREDIQLGGYDIPKGTRVMVNVWTIGRDASIWEKPHEFCPERFIGKSIDVKGHNFELLPFGAGRRMCVGYSLGLKVIQASVANLLHGFKWKLPGDMTTEELNMQEIFGLSTPKQIPLVAELEPRLPAHMYSM